One Sediminicola sp. YIK13 DNA segment encodes these proteins:
- the ftsZ gene encoding cell division protein FtsZ produces MSKNTEFESIAFDLPKNQSNVIKVIGVGGGGSNAINHMFQAGINGVDFVICNTDSQALDNSPVPNKIQLGVSLTEGLGAGANPEVGEQAAIESMEDIKTMLGTNTKMVFITAGMGGGTGTGAAPVIAKQAKELDILTVGIVTIPFQFEGKMRCEQAHVGMEKLRRNVDSLIVINNNKLREVYGNLGFKAGFSKADEVLATAARGIAEVITHHYTQNIDLRDAKTVLSNSGTAIMGSAAASGSSRAHEAIMKALDSPLLNDNKITGAKNVLLLIVSGSQEITIDEIGEINDHIQIEAGHGANIIMGVGEDESLGEAIAVTVIATGFNIDQQDNIVNTESKKIIHTLEDEQKAEQDLMLSSRNVVHKLELDEEEEATPTPELVVKHQLIEEVEEEDEVQAKAPVREMDLIPTTSYLKNFNVFYEEVIAENVENDFIVIDSKDSLSDIEVVEPVYVSSKRQEEDQFTLSFDMPLSQSKRSSDEEEEKEHTITFNLDEVREMDVRDHIEVVPVLEYNKNGEKRYSLDDYMELEQKLTGAKSKAEKFEPKIIEDELVFEKKTVQREEDSPMDETKEINPMDTPLEELLKSRADERRRKLKDFNYKFQNSMNRIDEIEKQPAYKRQGVNLNEASRENKVSRTSLSEDSNDEIQMRSNNSFLHDNVD; encoded by the coding sequence ATGAGCAAGAACACTGAATTTGAAAGTATAGCTTTTGATTTGCCCAAGAATCAAAGCAATGTGATAAAAGTCATAGGTGTAGGTGGGGGTGGCAGCAATGCCATAAATCACATGTTCCAGGCCGGGATCAACGGAGTGGATTTTGTGATATGCAATACAGATTCACAGGCGTTGGACAATAGTCCGGTTCCGAATAAAATACAACTTGGGGTCTCCCTAACAGAAGGATTGGGCGCTGGTGCAAATCCTGAAGTTGGAGAACAGGCCGCCATTGAGAGCATGGAGGACATTAAAACCATGTTGGGTACCAATACAAAAATGGTATTCATTACTGCAGGTATGGGTGGGGGAACAGGTACTGGAGCTGCCCCTGTCATTGCCAAGCAAGCCAAGGAATTGGATATCCTAACGGTCGGTATCGTAACCATACCCTTCCAATTTGAAGGAAAAATGCGTTGTGAGCAGGCCCATGTGGGAATGGAAAAACTGCGTAGAAATGTAGATTCATTAATTGTAATCAATAACAATAAGCTTAGGGAAGTTTACGGTAATTTGGGCTTTAAGGCCGGATTTTCCAAAGCGGATGAAGTGTTGGCAACAGCTGCGAGAGGAATTGCGGAAGTTATTACCCATCACTATACTCAAAACATAGATTTACGTGATGCCAAGACCGTATTGTCCAATAGTGGTACTGCCATTATGGGATCTGCTGCGGCATCCGGATCATCAAGGGCCCATGAGGCAATCATGAAGGCCTTGGATTCACCATTATTGAACGACAACAAGATTACTGGAGCTAAAAACGTGCTGTTGCTCATCGTTTCTGGGTCACAGGAAATTACCATAGATGAGATAGGGGAAATCAACGACCATATCCAAATAGAGGCCGGTCATGGTGCCAATATCATTATGGGTGTAGGTGAGGACGAAAGTTTGGGAGAGGCCATCGCAGTAACAGTAATAGCCACGGGTTTTAATATAGACCAGCAGGATAATATAGTGAATACGGAATCCAAGAAGATTATACATACATTGGAAGATGAGCAAAAAGCCGAACAGGATTTGATGCTATCTTCACGTAATGTCGTGCACAAATTGGAATTGGATGAAGAGGAAGAGGCAACTCCAACACCCGAGCTGGTCGTTAAACATCAATTGATAGAAGAAGTAGAGGAAGAAGATGAAGTACAGGCAAAAGCTCCTGTAAGAGAAATGGATTTGATACCAACGACAAGTTATCTCAAAAATTTCAATGTCTTTTACGAAGAGGTTATCGCAGAGAATGTTGAGAATGATTTTATTGTGATCGATTCCAAGGACAGTCTTAGCGATATTGAGGTTGTAGAACCAGTATATGTTTCCTCCAAAAGGCAGGAAGAGGATCAGTTTACCTTGAGTTTTGATATGCCCTTGAGCCAGTCAAAAAGAAGTTCAGACGAGGAAGAGGAAAAGGAGCACACCATTACCTTTAACTTGGACGAGGTCAGGGAAATGGATGTCAGGGATCATATCGAGGTTGTTCCTGTATTAGAATACAACAAGAACGGTGAGAAAAGATACAGCTTGGATGATTATATGGAATTGGAGCAAAAACTGACAGGTGCCAAATCCAAGGCTGAAAAGTTTGAACCAAAAATAATTGAGGACGAATTGGTTTTTGAAAAGAAGACTGTTCAAAGAGAGGAGGATTCTCCTATGGATGAGACCAAAGAGATCAATCCAATGGACACCCCTTTGGAAGAATTGTTGAAATCAAGGGCTGATGAGCGCAGAAGAAAATTAAAGGATTTCAATTATAAGTTTCAAAACAGCATGAATAGGATCGACGAGATCGAAAAACAGCCTGCCTATAAGAGGCAAGGGGTGAACTTGAACGAGGCTTCCAGGGAAAATAAGGTCTCTAGAACTTCTCTTAGCGAGGATAGCAATGATGAGATCCAAATGCGTTCAAATAATTCATTCCTACATGATAACGTGGATTAA
- a CDS encoding GatB/YqeY domain-containing protein, whose translation MSLQQRVMEEMKTAMKAKDTVALESLRAIKSALLMAQTETGAGAGLSEDEEVKLVQKLVKQRKDSAAIYTEQGRADLAEPELAQAAVIERFLPEQLTEEEIEKVVVQTIESVGASGMKDMGKVMGIVSQELAGQADGKTISNIVKRKLS comes from the coding sequence ATGAGCTTGCAACAACGCGTAATGGAAGAAATGAAAACGGCTATGAAAGCCAAGGATACTGTTGCATTGGAATCGCTCAGGGCCATTAAATCGGCTTTGTTGATGGCACAGACTGAAACAGGGGCTGGTGCTGGACTATCAGAAGACGAGGAAGTGAAGTTGGTGCAAAAGCTTGTTAAGCAACGTAAGGATAGTGCAGCCATCTATACCGAACAAGGTAGGGCCGACTTGGCAGAACCGGAATTGGCACAAGCTGCAGTTATAGAACGTTTTTTACCGGAACAACTGACCGAGGAAGAAATAGAGAAAGTAGTGGTGCAGACCATAGAATCTGTTGGGGCTTCAGGAATGAAGGACATGGGGAAGGTTATGGGTATCGTTTCCCAGGAACTTGCCGGACAGGCAGATGGAAAAACAATTTCCAACATTGTAAAAAGAAAACTTTCGTAA
- a CDS encoding YceI family protein: MKILKNSIVFSLLLLVSSSLTAQDMMAKSWELDQNHTSVNFGVKHFFNTVNGIFQKKEGTFHFDPKDLPNSKFTFKIPVASIDTNIEKRDKHLTSSDFFDAESFPYITFTSTKINHLSGNDYQVVGDLTIKDVTKSVSIPFKITGEMENPMMKGTTILGLAFETKLKRTDFGVGKGNWAMTMVVGDEVNVEINMELNRKI; encoded by the coding sequence ATGAAAATTCTTAAAAATAGTATAGTATTTTCCCTGCTCCTTTTAGTATCATCCAGTCTTACCGCTCAAGATATGATGGCTAAAAGCTGGGAATTGGATCAGAACCACACCTCGGTCAATTTCGGAGTCAAACACTTTTTTAATACTGTGAACGGCATTTTTCAAAAAAAGGAAGGAACCTTTCATTTTGATCCTAAAGATTTACCGAATAGTAAGTTTACATTTAAAATACCCGTGGCCAGCATTGATACGAATATTGAAAAACGAGACAAACATTTAACCTCCAGTGATTTCTTTGACGCAGAATCATTTCCTTATATCACTTTTACTTCAACTAAAATCAACCACCTTTCAGGCAATGATTATCAAGTGGTAGGTGATTTAACAATCAAAGATGTTACGAAATCCGTATCCATCCCTTTTAAAATTACTGGGGAAATGGAAAATCCCATGATGAAAGGAACTACTATTTTGGGCCTAGCGTTTGAAACTAAATTGAAAAGGACAGATTTTGGAGTAGGTAAAGGAAATTGGGCCATGACCATGGTGGTGGGAGATGAAGTGAATGTGGAGATCAATATGGAACTGAACAGAAAGATATAA
- a CDS encoding YpdA family putative bacillithiol disulfide reductase has translation MKQIDVIIVGGGPIGIACGLEAEKKGLEYLIIEKGCIVNSLYNYPMTMQFFSSSEKLEIDEIPFISKEAKPKRDEALEYYRRIVTNNKLKINLFEKVEHISKDQDSFTLISNKTTYKAGSVVIATGFYDIPNYMNVPGEDLDKVSHYYKEPHFYASQKLAVIGASNSAVDAALECYRKGAEVTLIIRGEEVGQRVKYWVRPDIINRINEGSIKAYFNANVTEITEDSIVIDTPEGAKSIENDYVLALTGYKPNFSFLEKLGIQLSDDNKRLPSYNEDTMETNVEGLYLAGVICGGMETHKWFIENSRIHAKIIINSILGKKVAVE, from the coding sequence ATGAAGCAGATTGATGTTATAATTGTTGGAGGAGGCCCTATAGGCATTGCCTGTGGCCTTGAAGCCGAGAAAAAAGGATTGGAGTATTTGATCATCGAAAAAGGATGTATCGTGAACTCCCTATACAATTATCCCATGACCATGCAGTTCTTTTCATCCTCCGAAAAATTAGAGATCGATGAGATTCCATTTATCAGCAAGGAAGCCAAGCCCAAAAGGGATGAGGCACTTGAATATTACAGAAGGATCGTAACGAATAATAAATTAAAAATCAACCTATTTGAAAAAGTAGAACACATCTCTAAAGATCAGGATTCCTTTACCCTAATCTCAAATAAGACAACATATAAGGCCGGATCTGTGGTGATCGCAACAGGTTTCTATGACATCCCCAATTATATGAACGTTCCCGGGGAGGATTTGGATAAAGTATCCCATTACTACAAGGAGCCCCATTTCTATGCCAGTCAAAAATTGGCGGTCATTGGGGCAAGCAATTCCGCAGTGGATGCCGCTTTGGAATGTTATAGAAAAGGTGCCGAGGTAACTTTGATCATCAGAGGTGAAGAAGTGGGACAACGGGTGAAATATTGGGTCCGTCCGGATATTATCAACAGAATTAATGAAGGGAGTATAAAGGCTTACTTTAATGCCAACGTTACTGAAATAACAGAAGACAGCATTGTAATTGATACTCCTGAAGGTGCCAAAAGCATAGAGAATGATTATGTCCTTGCTCTAACAGGATATAAGCCCAATTTCAGCTTTCTGGAAAAATTGGGCATCCAACTTTCGGATGACAACAAGAGATTACCGAGTTATAATGAAGATACCATGGAGACCAATGTGGAAGGCCTCTATTTAGCCGGGGTTATTTGTGGCGGGATGGAAACGCATAAATGGTTTATAGAAAATTCAAGGATCCATGCCAAGATCATTATCAATTCCATTCTAGGCAAAAAAGTAGCTGTGGAATAA
- the rpe gene encoding ribulose-phosphate 3-epimerase, whose protein sequence is MDKKIIAPSLLAADFANLQRDIEMVNKSEADWFHIDVMDGVFVPNISFGMPVLKAINKHADKTIDVHLMIVDPDRYIKDFAELGANNLTVHYEACTHLHRTLQAIKAEGMTAGVALNPHTSIHLLEDTINDIDLVCVMSVNPGYGGQSFIENTYDKVKSLKELINRKKAHTLIEIDGGVNAENAKDLIEAGADVLVAGSFVFNSSNPTQTIKELKEIVG, encoded by the coding sequence ATGGACAAAAAAATCATTGCCCCTTCCCTATTGGCAGCAGATTTCGCCAATCTTCAAAGAGATATAGAAATGGTTAACAAGAGTGAGGCCGATTGGTTTCACATCGATGTAATGGACGGAGTATTTGTGCCCAATATCTCATTTGGGATGCCCGTTTTGAAAGCTATTAACAAACATGCCGACAAAACCATAGATGTACATCTTATGATTGTGGATCCCGATCGCTACATAAAGGATTTTGCGGAATTGGGTGCCAATAATCTAACCGTGCATTATGAAGCTTGTACACATTTACATAGGACGCTACAGGCTATAAAAGCTGAGGGGATGACCGCAGGAGTTGCCCTTAACCCACATACAAGTATCCATTTATTGGAAGATACCATCAATGATATCGACCTCGTATGTGTGATGAGCGTTAACCCGGGATATGGAGGTCAGTCCTTTATTGAAAACACCTATGACAAGGTCAAGTCCCTAAAGGAACTGATCAATAGAAAAAAGGCACATACCCTTATAGAAATAGATGGGGGCGTAAATGCAGAGAATGCTAAAGATTTGATAGAGGCTGGAGCAGATGTGCTAGTAGCGGGTAGTTTTGTGTTCAATTCGAGCAACCCTACCCAAACCATAAAAGAGTTAAAAGAAATTGTTGGATAA
- a CDS encoding DEAD/DEAH box helicase — MSFKDLKLNRPILRAIAEMNYDEPTPVQEMTIPLVLEKKDIIVSAQTGTGKTAAFALPILQQLFDRQDATNQAKTVKALIISPTRELAIQIADNCKAYAQYTNLTTALVFGGTSVEPQIESLKKGVDILVATPGRLLDLHKQDVVNLDYVETLVLDEADLMLDMGFIDDVKKIERLCPKDKQVMLFSATMPYKVTQLASTILKDPETVKAAPISSAADNVQQLLYYVPKPKKIELCLHLLRNTIKGNIIIFRRTKYGVDKLEQTLIRNNYKAESLHGDKSQSERQQAYNNFKNKEASILIATDVAARGLDIDQLDAVINFDLPNVPETYVHRIGRTGRAGNSGKSYSFCSADEKPYLASIQKMLFTKLEVEENHPYPLDPQAKPIVHKKKGSKHKKGRKSEASKKNKKRWYK, encoded by the coding sequence ATGTCATTTAAAGATTTAAAGCTGAACAGACCCATTTTACGCGCCATTGCTGAAATGAATTACGATGAACCAACTCCTGTACAGGAGATGACCATCCCGTTAGTTTTGGAAAAAAAAGATATTATTGTCTCAGCGCAAACAGGAACGGGTAAAACCGCTGCCTTTGCCCTCCCAATTTTACAGCAATTATTTGACAGGCAAGATGCCACTAACCAGGCGAAGACAGTAAAAGCATTGATCATAAGCCCAACAAGGGAATTGGCCATACAGATAGCCGATAACTGTAAAGCTTATGCACAATACACCAACCTTACCACTGCCCTTGTTTTTGGAGGCACCTCTGTGGAACCACAAATTGAAAGTCTTAAAAAGGGTGTCGATATCCTTGTAGCCACACCTGGTCGTTTATTGGACCTTCACAAACAAGATGTAGTTAATTTGGACTATGTAGAGACCTTGGTCCTGGATGAGGCAGATTTAATGTTGGATATGGGCTTTATTGATGATGTGAAGAAAATAGAACGCCTTTGTCCCAAGGACAAACAAGTGATGCTTTTTTCTGCTACCATGCCCTATAAGGTAACGCAATTGGCCAGTACCATTTTAAAGGACCCTGAAACGGTAAAAGCTGCCCCAATTTCCTCGGCCGCGGATAACGTACAACAACTATTGTATTATGTTCCTAAACCAAAGAAAATTGAATTGTGCCTGCACCTTTTAAGAAATACAATAAAAGGGAATATCATCATTTTTAGACGCACCAAATACGGGGTGGATAAGTTGGAACAGACCCTGATCCGTAATAATTATAAGGCAGAAAGCCTGCATGGCGACAAATCACAGAGTGAACGCCAACAAGCATACAATAACTTTAAGAACAAGGAGGCTTCTATTTTAATTGCCACCGATGTTGCCGCCCGAGGTCTGGATATTGACCAATTGGATGCAGTCATTAACTTTGATCTGCCCAATGTTCCGGAAACATATGTACACCGAATTGGAAGGACAGGTAGGGCCGGAAATTCCGGTAAATCCTATTCTTTCTGTTCCGCGGATGAAAAGCCTTACTTAGCCAGTATCCAAAAAATGCTGTTCACAAAACTGGAAGTGGAAGAAAATCATCCGTATCCTTTAGATCCCCAGGCAAAACCAATAGTACACAAGAAAAAGGGGAGCAAACACAAAAAGGGAAGAAAATCAGAAGCGTCCAAAAAGAACAAAAAACGTTGGTATAAATAA
- a CDS encoding NmrA/HSCARG family protein → MENRKIIAVVGATGAQGGGLVLAILNDGSKEFEVRGISRDITSAKAKELSKLGAQMVQADLDNKSSLVSAFKGAHGVYCVTNFWEHMSPEKEMAQAKNMAEAAKEAGVQHVVWSTLEDTRKWIPLSDKRMPTLMGNYKVPHFDAKGASNSYFEKSGVPYTFLLTSFYWENFINFGMGPQKDKNGKLSIALPMGNKKLPGIAVDDIGKCAYGIFKAGKKYQEKTVGICGDQLTVKEMATAFSNVFGTEIGYSDVPVETYRKLEFPGADDLGNMFQFNQEFETDFCRARDLKLAKELNPELLSFEAWLRKNKNRLEPSIRGEAATA, encoded by the coding sequence ATGGAAAATAGGAAAATTATTGCTGTAGTAGGAGCCACAGGGGCTCAGGGTGGAGGCCTGGTCCTGGCAATTTTGAATGACGGATCAAAAGAATTTGAAGTACGGGGCATAAGCCGGGACATAACTTCTGCCAAAGCAAAGGAATTGAGCAAGTTGGGCGCTCAAATGGTACAGGCAGATTTGGACAATAAGTCAAGCTTGGTATCAGCTTTCAAGGGGGCGCATGGCGTTTATTGTGTCACGAATTTCTGGGAACATATGTCACCGGAAAAAGAGATGGCTCAAGCGAAAAATATGGCAGAGGCCGCCAAAGAGGCTGGGGTACAGCATGTGGTTTGGTCTACATTGGAGGATACCCGTAAGTGGATTCCTTTGAGTGACAAGCGCATGCCCACACTAATGGGCAATTACAAGGTGCCTCATTTTGATGCCAAAGGGGCATCTAATTCATATTTCGAAAAAAGTGGGGTTCCCTATACCTTTTTATTGACCTCCTTCTATTGGGAAAATTTCATAAATTTTGGAATGGGTCCCCAAAAAGATAAGAATGGAAAACTATCCATCGCTTTGCCAATGGGCAATAAAAAGCTTCCCGGTATTGCCGTTGATGATATTGGCAAGTGTGCCTATGGCATCTTTAAGGCAGGTAAAAAGTATCAGGAAAAAACTGTCGGGATATGCGGAGATCAGCTTACTGTGAAGGAAATGGCAACTGCTTTTTCCAATGTTTTTGGAACGGAAATCGGATATTCCGATGTGCCGGTTGAAACCTATCGAAAATTAGAATTTCCAGGGGCAGATGATCTGGGGAATATGTTCCAATTCAATCAGGAGTTCGAAACAGATTTTTGTAGAGCCCGTGATCTAAAATTGGCCAAGGAACTGAATCCAGAGTTATTGTCATTTGAAGCTTGGTTACGAAAAAACAAGAACAGACTGGAGCCAAGTATTAGGGGGGAAGCGGCAACTGCTTAG
- a CDS encoding B12-binding domain-containing radical SAM protein — translation MKDLLLITPPFTQLNTPYPATAYLKGFLNTKNIGAFQMDLGIEVLLTLFSQKGLQDIFELAKANKSINSPNSQRIYALKEEYLQTIEPIVSFLQGNNATFGRQICTPYFLPQASRFEQLDDMDWAFGSMGVQDKAKHLATLYLEDISDFIVECLDENFGFSRYAERLGRSANSFDELYDHLQKEPTHIDQITLKILVERIKTLKPRLVCFSVPFPGNLYSAFRCAQFIQHKFPKIKTAMGGGFPNTELRSVSDTRVFDFFDYITLDDGELPIELLASHCLDPEAKDSTAILKRTFLKKDGSIFYNNLSPKADYKQSDVGTPDYSDLLLDKYISVIEIANPMHSLWSDGRWNKLTMAHGCYWGKCTFCDISLDYIKIYEPIAAKLLVDRMEQLLEQTGESGFHFVDEAAPPALMRALALEIIKRKLTVTWWTNIRFEKNFGKDLCILLKASGCIAVSGGLEVASDRLLKLIQKGVTVEQVAQVTRNFTESGIMVHCYLMYGYPTQTVQETVDSLEMVRQMFELGVLQSGFWHQFALTAHSPVGLNPTDYHIIPDYQPITFANNDIQFTDTTGIDHDQFSYGLKKSLFNFMHGIGFDFPLQQWFDFKIPKTTIEKNYIAHALEAQPQFSVRPNAKIIWLGGTPLSVVSSKSKKGRTWELLKLSFHGKMESREITVSKEHGEWLLGALEKISVNTANTLTFGQLKTDFETNFEDFELFWFSKPILTLRSQGLLTL, via the coding sequence TTGAAAGACCTACTTCTTATAACCCCACCTTTTACCCAGCTGAATACGCCCTATCCGGCAACGGCCTATTTAAAAGGATTTCTGAACACCAAAAATATCGGTGCCTTTCAGATGGATTTGGGGATAGAGGTATTATTGACACTATTTTCCCAAAAAGGGCTACAGGATATCTTTGAACTTGCAAAAGCCAATAAATCCATCAACAGTCCCAATAGTCAACGGATATATGCCCTAAAAGAGGAGTACCTGCAAACCATAGAACCAATCGTTTCCTTCCTGCAGGGGAACAATGCCACTTTTGGCAGACAGATCTGTACCCCATATTTTTTACCCCAAGCTTCCAGGTTCGAACAACTCGATGATATGGACTGGGCTTTTGGCTCTATGGGCGTCCAGGACAAGGCCAAACATTTGGCCACGCTTTATTTGGAAGATATTTCCGATTTTATCGTTGAATGTCTGGATGAAAATTTCGGATTCAGCAGGTATGCGGAACGTTTGGGAAGAAGCGCCAATTCCTTTGACGAACTCTATGACCACCTCCAAAAAGAGCCCACACATATTGACCAGATCACCTTAAAAATCTTAGTAGAGCGCATTAAAACTCTAAAACCAAGACTCGTTTGTTTTTCGGTGCCATTTCCTGGGAATTTATATAGTGCCTTCAGGTGTGCACAGTTTATACAACACAAGTTCCCAAAAATAAAAACAGCCATGGGTGGAGGCTTCCCCAACACGGAGCTTCGATCTGTCTCCGATACACGGGTATTTGACTTCTTTGATTATATCACCCTTGATGACGGCGAGCTTCCGATTGAGCTCTTGGCTTCCCATTGTTTAGATCCAGAAGCCAAGGATAGTACCGCCATTTTAAAGAGGACCTTTTTAAAAAAGGATGGATCTATATTTTACAACAACCTTTCCCCAAAGGCTGATTACAAGCAAAGTGATGTAGGGACTCCCGATTATTCGGACCTACTTCTGGACAAATATATTTCCGTAATAGAAATTGCCAATCCCATGCACAGCCTCTGGAGTGATGGCCGCTGGAACAAACTGACTATGGCGCATGGTTGCTATTGGGGGAAATGTACTTTTTGTGATATCTCCCTGGATTATATAAAAATATATGAGCCCATTGCCGCCAAACTTTTGGTGGACCGTATGGAACAACTCCTTGAACAAACAGGGGAAAGTGGATTTCATTTTGTGGACGAGGCTGCTCCACCTGCCCTAATGCGGGCCCTTGCTCTGGAAATAATCAAGCGAAAGTTAACGGTGACCTGGTGGACAAATATCAGGTTCGAGAAAAATTTTGGCAAAGACCTTTGTATTCTTCTCAAGGCTTCCGGATGCATTGCGGTTTCCGGCGGATTGGAAGTAGCCTCGGACCGCTTGTTGAAATTGATCCAAAAAGGGGTTACCGTGGAACAGGTCGCCCAAGTGACCCGTAACTTCACGGAATCGGGCATCATGGTCCACTGCTATTTGATGTACGGTTACCCTACCCAAACCGTACAAGAAACTGTGGATAGTCTTGAAATGGTACGACAGATGTTTGAACTGGGAGTTCTTCAATCGGGATTCTGGCACCAATTCGCCCTAACGGCACATAGCCCGGTTGGGTTAAATCCGACAGATTACCATATTATTCCGGATTATCAACCCATAACCTTTGCCAATAATGACATTCAGTTTACAGATACCACCGGGATAGACCATGATCAGTTTAGCTATGGCCTCAAAAAATCCCTTTTTAATTTTATGCATGGGATAGGGTTTGATTTCCCACTGCAACAATGGTTCGATTTTAAGATTCCCAAAACTACCATAGAAAAAAATTATATCGCCCATGCCCTGGAAGCCCAGCCCCAATTTTCAGTGCGGCCAAATGCAAAAATCATATGGCTTGGCGGAACGCCATTGTCAGTAGTTAGCAGCAAATCCAAAAAGGGACGGACTTGGGAGCTTTTAAAACTTTCGTTTCACGGGAAAATGGAAAGTAGGGAGATAACGGTTTCCAAAGAACATGGGGAATGGCTGTTGGGGGCTTTGGAAAAGATATCCGTCAACACCGCAAACACGCTCACCTTTGGTCAACTCAAAACCGATTTTGAGACCAATTTTGAGGATTTTGAATTGTTTTGGTTCTCCAAACCAATTCTTACACTAAGGTCACAGGGCTTACTGACCCTTTAG
- a CDS encoding glycoside hydrolase family 13 protein, which translates to MHKLSAALIALLFFISCGTKKEEQKDLAQSEEKWWKEAIIYQIYPRSFKDSDGDGIGDLKGIIQELDYIKDLGVTAVWLNPIYSSPNDDNGYDVSDYRNIMSDFGTMEDFDRLMKGMHERGIKLIMDVVVNHSSDEHEWFQQSRSSRDNPYRDYYHWWPAEKGKPNYRYSLFDEKGDAWKYDSITDAYYLHYFSQKQPDLNWENPKVRQEVYDIMTFWAEKGVDGFRLDAFQFAAKDTTFPAFPDDLQTNFIQYYAMQGNLHEYLKEMHEQVFSKYDVMSVAEGAGRNFEDAHNLVDADRNELNMAYAFEGVDIAKREGYSLTHFKEVFSRWDKEFAEKGWLSIYLANHDQARMVSRFGNDSPAFRRPSAKMLNTFILSMRGTPYCYFGDELGMTNSNFETIEEYQDIAAINGYKKVVNEGGDIMEYMQNLKFGSRDYGRTPMQWDNSTNANFATGTPWLPVNENYKTINVESEKKDPNSVLNHFRRMVELRKNNPVLVYGAYTLLQPEHQEIYAYTRSWKGEKMLVVLNFSEKNSSITLKEAKSIKEEVINNLQSPDIKNGTIHLLPYQAVIFSIQ; encoded by the coding sequence ATGCACAAACTATCAGCAGCTCTAATCGCGCTTCTATTTTTTATAAGCTGTGGCACTAAAAAAGAGGAACAAAAAGACTTAGCGCAATCGGAAGAAAAATGGTGGAAAGAAGCTATCATCTATCAGATCTACCCGCGAAGCTTTAAAGATTCTGATGGCGATGGCATTGGTGATCTAAAAGGAATTATCCAAGAATTGGATTATATCAAGGACTTAGGGGTTACTGCAGTTTGGCTAAACCCTATTTACAGCTCTCCAAATGATGACAACGGTTATGATGTTAGTGATTACCGCAACATTATGTCCGATTTTGGTACTATGGAAGATTTTGACAGACTCATGAAAGGCATGCACGAGAGAGGTATAAAACTAATCATGGATGTGGTAGTAAACCACAGTAGTGATGAACACGAATGGTTCCAACAATCAAGAAGTTCCAGAGATAACCCATATAGGGACTATTACCATTGGTGGCCGGCAGAAAAAGGCAAGCCCAATTACAGATATAGCCTCTTTGATGAAAAAGGGGATGCCTGGAAATATGATTCCATTACAGACGCTTATTACCTGCATTATTTCTCCCAAAAACAACCCGATCTAAACTGGGAAAATCCCAAGGTACGCCAAGAAGTTTACGATATTATGACGTTTTGGGCCGAGAAAGGCGTTGATGGTTTTCGACTGGATGCTTTTCAATTTGCTGCCAAGGATACCACGTTCCCAGCATTCCCAGATGACCTTCAAACAAACTTTATACAATATTACGCCATGCAGGGCAACCTTCATGAGTATCTAAAGGAGATGCATGAACAGGTTTTTAGCAAATACGATGTAATGAGTGTAGCCGAAGGGGCAGGAAGAAATTTTGAAGATGCCCATAATTTGGTCGATGCAGATCGTAACGAATTGAATATGGCCTATGCCTTTGAAGGGGTGGATATTGCCAAACGTGAAGGTTATAGCCTTACCCATTTTAAAGAAGTATTTTCCCGGTGGGACAAGGAATTTGCTGAAAAAGGTTGGTTGTCCATATATCTTGCCAATCATGACCAAGCCAGAATGGTTAGCAGGTTTGGGAACGACAGTCCTGCATTTAGGAGACCCTCTGCTAAAATGCTGAATACCTTTATCCTCAGCATGCGCGGTACCCCCTATTGTTATTTTGGGGATGAGCTGGGCATGACCAATAGTAATTTCGAAACCATTGAAGAATACCAGGATATTGCTGCCATTAATGGTTATAAAAAGGTAGTAAACGAAGGTGGCGATATAATGGAATATATGCAGAATCTAAAATTTGGGTCCAGAGATTATGGTAGGACCCCCATGCAATGGGACAATTCCACGAATGCCAATTTTGCTACGGGAACCCCTTGGCTTCCTGTAAATGAGAATTACAAGACCATTAATGTTGAGTCAGAAAAGAAAGATCCCAACTCTGTCCTAAATCATTTTAGGCGCATGGTGGAACTACGCAAGAATAACCCAGTCTTGGTATACGGGGCCTATACCCTGCTACAACCTGAGCATCAGGAAATATATGCGTACACCAGGTCGTGGAAGGGAGAAAAAATGTTGGTTGTTCTTAATTTCTCAGAAAAGAATTCCAGCATCACCCTCAAGGAAGCTAAATCTATAAAGGAAGAGGTCATCAATAACCTTCAGTCTCCCGACATCAAAAATGGAACTATACACCTTCTTCCCTATCAGGCCGTCATTTTTTCAATACAATAA